TGCGAGACACGCGTATATGCGTAGCCACTGTGTCAGCAATTCTGCTATGTTCGTATGTGAGGACATAATATAGGAGCAACGTGATGGGTCTTTTCAGACATCATGACATGGAGGTTACACAGAAGGTCATTCTCAACACTGCTATTCCAAAGAGCAAGGCTCGGATTGCTTTCCTGGCGGCTCACACTAACTATGGCACAGAAATACTTcagtttcatctctctctgtctctctctctctctctctctctctctctctctctctctctctctctctctctctctctctctctctctctctctctctctctctctctctctctctctctctctctctctctctcctatcatctcttcctttccctctggATATGTCCTTGTGCTTTTTTTATTCCAGTCATCCTCTGTGGGGATGACGACAAACGTGTACACGTACACGAGCtatcacaactacacacacacacacacacacagacacacgcacacacgcacacacatgcacacacgcacacacaggaacatgcaaAGCCTGAAAATCACACTCACACGTGCGATTCCATGAGCAGTCACACCATcgtgcattgtgttgtgtgtgtactgtatgtgcctgtcCTGACACATTAGATATCTTAATGATGTTAACCTCTATCTCCCCCAGTCTCTTtatctttcccttcccttcccttttccttttctctcgctctctgtctctgtctctgtctctgtctctgtctctgtctctgtctctgtctctgtctctctgtctttctctctctctctctctctctctctctctctctctctctctctttctctctctctctctctctctctctctctctcctctctctctctctctctctctctctctctctctctctctctctctctctctcctatcataTCTTCCTTTACCTCTGGATATGTCCTTGTGCTTTTTTTATTCCAGTCATCCTCTGTGGGGATGACGACAAACGTGTACACGTACACGAGCtatcacaactacacacacacacacacacacacacacacacacacacacacacacacacacacacacacacacacatgcacacacgcacacacaggaacatgcaaAGCCTGAAAATCACACTCACACGTGCGATTCCATGAGCAGTCACACCATcgtgcattgtgttgtgtgtgtactgtatgtgcctgtcCTGACACATTAGATATCTTAATGATGTTAACCTCTATCTCCCCCAGTCTCTTtatctttcccttcccttcccttttccttttctctcgctctctgtctctgtctctgtctctgtctctgtctctgtctctgtctctgtctctgtctctgtctctgtctctctgtctttctctctctctctctctctctctctctctttctctctctcttctctctctctctctctctctctctcttctctctctctctctctctctctctctctctctctctctctctctctctctctctctctctctctctcgcttctatTGATTCACGTATTTCTTTAAGTAGCAGATTATAGTCAAAGCAGCATCCTACAGACTGCAATTATTCTTAATTCTCATTCTTATCTTGCATTTAGAGGAGGAACACAATAGGGTATGCAGTGTAATATaacggtgtgcgtgcgtgtatgcatacatgtgtattTCTGAATCCTTGTGTGTTTGTAAGTCTGTTTGCCTTTATGTATTCAATGTATTCAAGAGAATAGAAGAATAAgttagagggagacagagagagatggtagaGTGTACTGGTGaagagaactgtgtgtgtatgtgtgtgtgtgtgtgtgtgtgtgtgtgtgtgtgtgtgtgtgtgtgtgtgtgtgtgtgtgtgtgtgtgtgtgtgtgtgtgtgtgtgtgtgtgtgtgtgtgtgtgtgtgtgtgtgtgtgcgtgtgtgtgcgtgtgtgtgcgtgtgtttgagagagagagagagagagattgtttcaCCGGTTGTTTTGGAAACTGTActattactatactatactgtactatactatactatactatactatactatactatactatactatactatactatactatactattataCCTGTCTACTCAATTGtgtttgctgtttttgtttgttggctTATTTGTCTCCTTTATATTAGCTGTCTTTTTCTTCCGTTGTGGTCACTTTTGTTTGTCCaagtgtaggtgtgggtgtgttgaATATAGCTGGgtctgtttgtgtgactgtgtgtgtcaatAAGAGAGTTAATGGCCATTTAAAGTGACCCCTTAACTGCATTATGGTGCCATGTGGTAGTGGTGGGTCTGGAATTGCTGACAGCATTAGCTGAATCAGACTGGActcctgatggtgtgtgtgtgtgtgtgtgtgtgtgtgtgtgtgtgtgtgtgtgtgtgtgtgtgtgtgtgtgtgtgtgtgtgtgtgtgtgtgtgtgtgtgtgtgtgtgtgtgcgcgtgtgtgtgtgtgtgtgtgtgtgtgtgtgtgtgtgtgtgtgtgtgtgcgcgcgtgcgcgtgcgcgtgcgtgcgtgccagggtgcgtgcgtgtctgtgtgtgtgtgtgtgtttgtccatgtgtgtgtgcgtgcatgcgtacgtgtgtgcgtgcgtgtggttgtgtctgtgtgttattaaTTGCATAAAAATCTATGTCAGCAGCCTATTATTTTGCTTGCTGAGTTTTCAACAGCTGCTGTACCTGTGCTATGCCTGCTAGCacctctgtgtatttgtgtgtgcgcgcttgtttgtgtgtctgtgtgtgtgtgtgcgcgcgcgtgtgtgtgtctgtctgtctgtgtgtgcatgtgcgtgttttatgtgtgtttctgtgcattgaAGCCAAGAAGAAGATGCAGGGCCACAGTATTGGACAAGTGGAGGATTTGTGTTTGATTTTCAGAAATGTCTGCATGGCTGAATGCCAAgtaaagatctctctctctctctctctctctctctctctctctctctctctctctctctctctctctagacagaTGAAGTGGCTCACTCGCTTTTCAAAAtgacctttcctttcctcctaaaggaaagaagaaaaaaagccctTCACTTCCTTccacttctcttttttctctttttctgtaatACACTGAGACTCTGTGAAAGTCTAATATGCATAACTCATCCTGGGGAGTTGCCTCATGAAAGTTTAAAATACTGAGCTGACATTTATTACGGCATACAcattgaagagaggaggagaagtggtgaTTGTGGAACTTCCCATTTTTCCAGCCTGTTACCTTTGGAGTGGTATTAGTGCCCCGTTTAGTTTTCCCTACCGCTGCCTCTGGCCTTTAGCCAGCATGGGACTGAATGTATAGCTGCTACAGTCAGACAGATGAAGTggcaacaaagacacacacagcacgcacagacaaaaagacagacagacagacagacagacagacagacagacagacagacagaaacacacacacacacacacacacacacacacacacacacacacacacacacacacacacacacacacacacacacacacacacacacacacacacacacacacacacacacacacacacagaggagagagtgaatgggagagtgttcacacacacacacacctacacacacacctacacacacacacacacacacacacacacacacacacacacacacacacacacacacacacacacacacacacacacacacacacacacacacacacacacacacacacacacacacacacacacacacacacacgacgatcCATATAACCATAGCTCAAACATCTCTTGACTGTCAAAATTGCCATTAAACATTGAAATGATAGACAGAGTGATGctggaaaaaaataattgaaaaattgGCTGATGGAGAATGGAGAGACAGGTTTTTTGGAGGGGTAATGAGTTACACggagacagagagtgggagaaggaaagggagagagagagagagagagagagagagagagagagagagagagagagagagagagagagagagagagagagagaggcgacagGAGATATGAGTTAGTACCCTATGGCGATGTCTTTGCTTTGGCAGGTGATATttggtgagtgcgtgtgcgtatagGGGGTGAGAAGAACAGATCATGTTTTCATGGGCTAGAGGGGCGATGGATGGTATTTGGTGTCATGCCGGATGGATAGAGCACACAAGTgctgagagggaagggagagggagagagaggatggatagAAAGACAGAGTGGTCGTGGAGGAAGAGATGTCTGTAGGCTGCTAGGGAGAGATAGGCTTAGTGCAAAAGacatagagatggagggagggaatggggtgaagggggagagatagagcaacatggcatcatgaaaagtaaatgaatgaatgaagcaaaggacagcactcatcagatttcttctttgtttattcgcccacgaatattcgcgtgggcgaataaacaaagaagaaatcttaAGAGTGTGGTCtttcgcttcattcattcatttatgtttttttgagggattcagcacccagttaagaactgctAAAtgagcctatttaggcgatagtgtgagtgcgtcttctccacttttgaaaTCATgaaaagtaagtaagataacatgCAGATTTGAACCGTCTATCACATTTGTGTGTACACCACatttgcaagttaaggcgtgctccacaacgccctgtggcaggttaggtttagggatggttttggtttgggcagaatttcgcaacaaattcaccgtttcccttgcttgtttcgctgttcttggcaaaagtaaagccgAAGAAAaaatgctttactgacaggttagggttaggcatggttttggtcagggaacAGCGGAGCATTTTCACGTgaagcaacagaaatttgccatggcaacagaaaatcACAGACACGCTGGGAAAACTCTGCAAACCCCATCACATGCTGCGTTTCAGGAGCACAACTTAACTTTAAAAGACATAGCACCACAACGCGGAATGCATTAGCGTCGGATACGTAAGCTTTTAGTACACCATGCTAGTCTACATAGGGACTCTATTAGGGAGTATCATTATATATAGGGAGATCATGGCAGGAAATGATGTATGGagtgaggcagggagggagagagcaagcgacatagggagggagagggaacgaGGAAAGCATAAGACAGTGATAGAGGGGGAGACGTAGAGGATataggggaagagatggagaaggatagAGGAATGGATACaaggcacacacagagatagagggaTAATGGCAATGGCATGATAGAGCGAGGGACGGAGGAAGGGATAAATGGTGTAGCCGCAGAATGAGGAGGTTGtggcaaatctctctctctctctctctctctctctctctctctctctctctctctctctctctctctctctctcgctgtctctctccccctccccctttctctgtgtATGAGCAGTATGACTGATGCCCAGAAATGTTACCTGTCTGGCCCAGAGGAGAGGTCATTGACcaacctccttccctcctccatcctctcatcccatctcacCTCTCATGTCATCCTCttacctcccctcctctgccacttctctcccctcatttctatcatcctctctccttcttcaacCTCATGCACCTCTCTGCTATCCCTCCTCCTCATACCTTTCCAGtctcctccttctctgctccATTCATCCCTGCATTCacccctcctctacctctccccaaTCCCATTCCTGTCAACTgccttgacctctctctctctctctctctctctctctctctctctctctctctctctctctctctctctctctctctctctctctctctctcttcttagtTGCGCTCATTCTGTTCTTTCTGCCCCCATGAGTGTCTATAATGGTCACACTACTTCCAGGTTGCTTGAGCTCTGGCTCTCATCGCTCTTTCCGTCTCACTTagcctctctctctatgtctctctgtatgtctctctctatgtctctctctgtccttttcttcttttcctcctttttttcctcACCATCTGTGCTCCACACAATCGGTAGAAGTACCAGATCTGAAGGTCTGAAGCCCTGCAGTTCACAGgtatacgctctctctctctctctctctctctctctctctctctctctctctctctctctccctctccctcttttcctgtctctctctcatcctctgtctgtctctctgtacttttttctttctctctgcctgcccACCCAGCAGTTGCCGCGGTAACAGTGGAATGGCTGTCAGAACAGAAGGATAGatagttctctttctctcttgctctctcctctgcccATGGTGAGATGCTgtgaggatgcagagagagagagagagagagagagagagagagagagagagagagagagagagagagagagagagagagaaaaatgcgagtgagaggggggagagggagaagggcagAACAGAAGtcaagagaggagagtgagtgggagagagtgttCAGGTGAGCTCTCCTTTGAAACGAACGATGAAACCGACTTTTCATGCTGCACACAGTGTCTTTCCAAGGCTGTTTCGAACATGTGTAATAAGACACAGACTTGGGCTCGCTCTGAAGATGAGTTCTTACTGATCTCTTCACACATCAATCGCCTGACagagtgtgtgtacgtttgtgtgtgctcgCGAATTGTGCGTAGGGCCTTGTGTGTAGATGTAAGCCTAActacaaaagtaggcctataatggaaAAGAGTAGCACAAACTGTAGAAGAAATGGcacacaaagcacaaacacacacacgcacaaacacacacacacacacacacacacacacacacacacacacacacacacacacacacacacacacacacacacacacacacacacacacacacacacacacacacacacacacacacacacaaacacacacgactgAAAGTAAACAGAGCCATCATTAGAGGAGGCTGACATGCCTGCAACAACACAGTCATGCAGAGCCaaaaggaaacagagaaagagagagatatactgtggaaggagagagagagaaggatgacaaATCACCAATCAGCGGCGTTTTCACCACCTGCTGCTGAAACATGAAAGACTGAAACTCCACCATGCAGGTGGCCCCACCAGGGAGAGATAAGAGATCAGAAAGAAATCACACTGAAGGAAAAATGAGGGGAGGAGTGGGAAAAAGAGAATTGtgaaagaggggaggggaaaggatgATAGAGGGGGAAAGCAGGGATGAAGTCACATGGAGGTCTTGAGAGGAGCAGAAAAAGGgtgagggggagaagggggagaatTCATAAATCATGAATTCTGATGTCAgatattgaaagtgaaagcccaccttgatCACAGCACAAAACTGCACActgaacacaacaaaattgcatttatgcctcacccgtgcaagggtgtagcccccaatggtgcccctggggagcagtgtgatgggacggtaccatgctcagtcatggaggaggacgggagaggacgggggagagcactggttaattacccccaccaacctagcgggtcgggagtccaagcggcaacctttgggcttcaaatctgatgccctaaccgcataCACATGACTGCCCATTGTACATGTGGCACCTGTGGGTAAACAGCATTTACACATAATGTGTCAGGGGTCATGTAAATGTGCATCTATGTATCCACACACTAGAtacactttatgtgtgtgtgcttagcaggctttctatgtctgtctttctgtgtttctgtgtgtacagtatgcttgtgtgtctgcatgtgtgtctgtgtgtgtgtatgtttgtgtctctgtctgtgtgtaggctTGTGTCTATGTGaaggtatattgaagagttcagatgcaaaaccccctaactccatttctaaagacctgcacttctatatttttagagaaccccattgttggtttggtttccattcatgtacttgataatacatataaatagttatattacataaataaaataaaaacatatgcaattttgatagctttatattaaataaaaatgaattaagattattttctgaaatggcacttagggggttttgcatctgaactcttcatatggagATGCTTGCGTGGGTGGCTATCTGAAATTGCAACCTGTGATTTCTACCGGTGTAATTTATCttgctgtgtaatgtgtgtatgaatCGCAGTGATGGATGACACCATGATGAAGATGGTAAACACAATTCAGCGCGTAATCTCATCTATTCACTTTGGGGCCCAGAGATATCATGATCACTGACTATgtcattttcctctctctgtttctgtctctttctccctccgacccccccccacccccacaaacacacacacacacattctctttatttttctgtgtatgtgtgcatttgtgtgcctttctgtgtttctgtgaggAAAAAACAAAGTAGAGCTGTCTGAGCCCTGCTAAAATATGCCAGCcacccacacctgcacacacatatgACTGCAGGCACCTGAACGTACctaacaaaccacacacacatgcaaacacatttaAGGCATAAGCAATAAAAAGGAAAGTCAATTCTTGGTAGGAATCGGGAAGCAGATTGGTTGCACAAAGCCCCCGTGTTCTGTCCCCAAACAAACCCAACTCTCTGCAGAATAAATGGAGTATATTGCCAGGGAGCCAATCATAAACACgctcacaagcatacacacaagcatacgccTGGGGGAGGAAGTATCCCCATACAGTAAAACAAAATGAGAGACACAGATGTGGTTGTCAGCATGCTATGTCACCCtctgcgcacatgcacgcatgcacgcacgcacgaacgcacggacgcttgcacgcccgcacgcacacacacacacacgcacgcacaagaatCTTAACAAGATCACACGCAAATCAGCTTTACATAAAAAAAGACACATGTGCCGCTTCGTCGGGACAGAGATTACGAGAGAGGGAACAAGTCAGGGAGGGATATGAAAaggagtttgaaaaaaaaattgaaaaagaaaatgaaggaaaaggaAGTGTATCTGATTGGAGCGGTGCATGCCTGTAATCACACAGTGTGCAGACAATCATTATCCAATCTCCCTGAGCTTATGGAACAGGCACAGATAATGGAGCAGAGACACAGGAGAGAAGCAGAACTGTGACTAAATCGCATAGCGCACACTATACAACATAATACTGTATGTATCACTTATAAGGCATACTGCATACCTAAGCCAAGACatggagggacacagagagacacagcacTGTGGCCAAATACcattatgtgtgtatttatttgtgtgtattttttgtgttcAGTTTTAACAGTCTCAACAGGGCAGTTCTGATTGCTTTCCTTGGCCATCTGACAGTGCCAAGTATAACTGAACGGCAATTTGATGAATCACCAGCAAGTGGTACATATGTATCAGATACTGTATCCGACACTGTATCAGATATTTTAAACACATCAGTTATTTTCTTTGAATATTGAAATGAACACTTAAATGTGTTGATAATGCAAATAGGCTAAGGgggctgcctatagccaaattatAATATCCCAGAGGTACAATATGTGCATTTATTTTATAGATttctttgaaggtgcactgtattatattttagtagtttattacctgaattaatgctgcccattcacaaatgtttaccTTTAACTTTTTGAGCAATAGTGGAATTTCAGTTATAAAGTATTGCATTCCTGTTCCTCAAGTAtgctgtgtgtgttctcttggGGGATTAAATAAATTGAAAAGACAGTTTAAGACTTACAAACACTGAAAGGACACGTAAATAAGGCTACaaatataatttaataataataataataataataataataataataataataataataacacaaaaacaataacagtaataatagtgcatgatgacattttaaatgatagatagagtaacatttattaatcccgaaaggAAATTTAGgaatttgaattaaattaaatgtctttAACACATAGGCAGGAAGCCCATCTCTCTCGCCAAGTCAAAAATTCCAGGAATAGCCTCAAGTTTCTCCATAGCATCCTCAGGAAGAACTATACCCCCAGTGAGATCATCCAATGCCTTTTCCTTGTTCTCGGTCTTCTCCTGATGCTCAGTTGGGCACACTGACTGCATCATCAGCTTTTCGAAGTTCTCAGCCTTACCCCTCAGCTCTCTGTACTTGACCATCATCTCACCATGGAGATTGATCATCTTGAGAAGGTCCTCTCTGCTGTAGTGAATGTCAGCGGTCTGAGAGTGAGTCGGGGCTCCACCAAATGCCCCAGTGGAGAGGCTCACAGGAGCTGCAGACGTGGACGACATGACGTCGACCCTTGGAGCTGCTAGTCCTACGTGGGTCATGATGCCAGCCGACTGGGCTGGCTTGATGTTCTGCTGAAAACCCCCTGCTGGTAGATTGAGATTCCCAACAAACTTTAGGGGTCCAAGCTGGCTCAGCAAAGCAGCTGTGCGATCAGATGTAGGGATGAGGTTGTTCATGTTGGATGGGCAGGTTGTTGCCATGTTGGGAAGAGCAGGCCCCGCAAAGGAAATGTCCTTCCTCATCGGGGTCACCACAGGTCCGGTGGGGGCCAGCTGGCTACCTCTGACACTGGTGGACTGAGGGTGGATCAAGTTGCCCACAAATCTCAGGGTCTGAGGTACTGAGGTTGGCAGGTTGGTTCTACCGTGGTACTGCTGCTCCTGGGAAGCGGCTTGCCCCTTTTGG
The sequence above is a segment of the Engraulis encrasicolus isolate BLACKSEA-1 unplaced genomic scaffold, IST_EnEncr_1.0 scaffold_40_np1212, whole genome shotgun sequence genome. Coding sequences within it:
- the LOC134443961 gene encoding uncharacterized protein LOC134443961, yielding MAFCPKTFNQSGSWIGAERHTRSKRVFSHVNSAEEMGMASHWRPQSEHPYKYVRATRFSSSKYWKEYQKGQAASQEQQYHGRTNLPTSVPQTLRFVGNLIHPQSTSVRGSQLAPTGPVVTPMRKDISFAGPALPNMATTCPSNMNNLIPTSDRTAALLSQLGPLKFVGNLNLPAGGFQQNIKPAQSAGIMTHVGLAAPRVDVMSSTSAAPVSLSTGAFGGAPTHSQTADIHYSREDLLKMINLHGEMMVKYRELRGKAENFEKLMMQSVCPTEHQEKTENKEKALDDLTGGIVLPEDAMEKLEAIPGIFDLAREMGFLPMC